In Aequorivita sp. H23M31, a single window of DNA contains:
- a CDS encoding M1 family metallopeptidase, with protein MGDKNNPLFMLSSLKFVRSARLRNISGGFYILLIFFFASYAEVFAQQNDIVDFLKVEATVVPNADTNSITGTVKYFFKPLQKTDSIYLDAKNMKVLDYEINGVQVKIDEDKIWLLSKFEKNVTYSIIFTYEAIPKQTLYFFGNEIWTQGQGKYTSHWLPSIDDTNDKIEFDLTIVAPEKYTVISNGKLKKTELINDQKYWYFDMGEPMSSYLVAFAIGDFDKKMLSSSSGIPLELYYKPSDSLKFEPTYRYSKRIFDFLEEEIGIAFPWQIYKQVPLRDFLYAGMENTTATFFSEAFVVDSIGFNDRNYINVNAHELAHQWFGDMVTAKTDSDHWLQEGFATYYALLSEKEIFGDDYYYWQLYQTAEQLKASSDEGKGESLLNPKASSLTFYQKGAWALHVLREKIGDESFKDAIKNYLKKYRYGIVTTSNFLDEVKAVSNVDITQFEENWLHQGAFQSEDAYRSLMKSIFIQNYFEISALRTVPLKDKKAQLRSALTFPNDFIGQEVIYQLAEEPISETLPIYKKALESNNLYVRQAVALSLRPIPRELQNDYESLLKDNSYVTLESALYQIWVQFPAKRMEYLDQTEGIEGFQNKNIRQLWLALALITENYRDSNKVDYLMELKQYTSTEYSFEVRDKAFEYVSELKLWDSGTLENLIDACVHPTWRFAKSSRELLKSVLENGKWAEIVKALQGEMSGKAANYLTTILKE; from the coding sequence TTGGGAGACAAGAATAATCCTCTTTTTATGCTGTCATCTTTAAAGTTTGTAAGGTCTGCCAGACTTCGAAACATATCTGGAGGATTCTACATCCTTTTAATTTTCTTTTTTGCTTCTTACGCTGAAGTATTTGCGCAACAAAACGATATTGTTGATTTTCTTAAGGTAGAGGCAACCGTTGTTCCAAACGCGGACACAAATTCTATAACCGGTACCGTAAAATATTTCTTCAAACCACTTCAAAAAACGGATTCCATTTATTTGGATGCCAAAAACATGAAGGTACTTGATTATGAAATAAATGGAGTACAAGTGAAGATTGACGAAGATAAAATATGGTTGCTATCAAAATTTGAAAAAAACGTAACATACAGTATTATATTTACTTACGAAGCCATACCTAAACAGACACTTTACTTTTTTGGAAATGAGATATGGACTCAAGGACAAGGTAAATATACTTCCCATTGGCTACCGAGTATCGATGATACCAATGATAAAATCGAATTTGATTTAACCATAGTTGCACCAGAAAAATATACCGTAATCTCAAACGGGAAACTGAAAAAAACTGAATTGATTAATGATCAAAAGTATTGGTATTTCGATATGGGTGAACCTATGTCAAGTTATTTGGTTGCCTTTGCCATAGGTGATTTTGATAAAAAAATGCTGAGTTCCAGCTCGGGAATTCCTTTAGAACTTTATTATAAACCTTCGGATTCTCTAAAATTTGAACCCACATATCGGTATAGTAAACGGATTTTTGATTTTTTGGAGGAGGAAATTGGCATAGCTTTCCCTTGGCAGATTTATAAGCAGGTGCCCCTACGGGATTTCCTTTACGCCGGAATGGAAAACACTACTGCAACATTTTTTTCCGAAGCATTTGTGGTTGATTCCATTGGATTTAACGATCGAAATTATATTAATGTAAATGCGCACGAACTTGCCCACCAGTGGTTCGGCGATATGGTAACTGCGAAAACAGATTCTGATCATTGGTTACAAGAAGGTTTTGCAACTTATTACGCCTTACTTTCGGAAAAAGAGATTTTTGGAGATGATTATTACTACTGGCAGTTATACCAAACAGCCGAACAACTAAAGGCCTCGAGTGATGAGGGTAAAGGGGAATCGTTGTTGAATCCAAAGGCCAGCTCACTCACTTTTTACCAAAAGGGAGCTTGGGCACTTCACGTTTTAAGAGAAAAAATTGGGGATGAAAGTTTTAAGGACGCTATTAAAAATTATTTGAAAAAATACAGGTATGGAATTGTAACTACTTCTAATTTTTTGGATGAAGTGAAAGCGGTCTCCAATGTTGATATCACTCAATTTGAAGAAAACTGGCTTCATCAGGGTGCGTTTCAGAGCGAAGATGCTTATCGTTCGCTAATGAAATCCATTTTTATCCAAAATTATTTTGAGATCTCTGCATTACGAACCGTTCCCTTGAAGGATAAAAAGGCCCAATTAAGATCCGCACTCACTTTTCCAAATGACTTTATAGGTCAAGAAGTTATTTATCAATTAGCGGAAGAACCAATTTCCGAAACACTTCCAATTTATAAAAAAGCACTTGAAAGCAACAACTTATATGTGCGCCAGGCAGTAGCTTTATCACTTCGGCCTATTCCGAGGGAACTTCAAAATGATTATGAAAGTTTGCTAAAAGATAATTCCTATGTAACTCTGGAGTCGGCATTGTATCAAATATGGGTACAGTTTCCCGCAAAAAGAATGGAATACCTAGATCAAACGGAAGGAATTGAAGGTTTTCAAAATAAAAATATCCGTCAGCTTTGGCTTGCTCTGGCGCTAATTACCGAAAATTACCGCGATTCAAACAAAGTGGATTATTTAATGGAATTGAAGCAGTATACATCTACGGAATATAGTTTTGAAGTACGTGATAAAGCCTTTGAATACGTCAGCGAACTTAAACTTTGGGATAGCGGGACTCTGGAAAATCTAATCGATGCTTGTGTGCATCCTACCTGGCGTTTTGCAAAATCTTCAAGGGAACTTTTGAAGAGCGTTCTTGAAAATGGAAAATGGGCAGAAATTGTGAAAGCTCTTCAAGGTGAAATGAGTGGGAAAGCGGCAAATTATTTAACAACCATCCTAAAGGAATGA
- a CDS encoding patatin-like phospholipase family protein → MRALVISGGGSKGAFAGGVAQYLIDEMHIDYDIFVGTSTGSLLIPHLALNRVDKVKAVYTSVDQNSIFSSCPFVIKKDKFGGGQIAINHFTVLKNFIKGKKTFGESFNLRKLIKKTLSESEFEKLKSSDKDVVVTVSNLSLNQVEYKSVNDFSYDDFCDWIWISCNFAPFMSLAVKDGCEYADGGFGSMVPIEEAINRGADTVDVIILETEVTYYNRLPSKNAFTLLTNIHHYMADRIEKQNIRIGKFVAANKNVIINLYYTPTVLTTNSLIFEKEKMTQWWDRGFHYAKQKNTELNEIKV, encoded by the coding sequence ATGAGAGCACTGGTAATTTCAGGCGGCGGCAGCAAGGGAGCATTTGCAGGGGGAGTAGCGCAATATTTAATTGATGAAATGCATATCGATTACGATATTTTTGTTGGTACTTCTACGGGAAGTCTGTTGATACCACATTTAGCCTTAAATCGGGTGGATAAAGTTAAAGCCGTTTACACTTCCGTGGATCAGAATAGTATATTCAGCAGTTGTCCTTTTGTGATTAAAAAAGACAAGTTTGGGGGCGGGCAGATTGCAATTAACCATTTCACAGTGTTAAAAAACTTTATCAAGGGTAAAAAAACCTTTGGAGAAAGTTTCAATCTTCGAAAACTTATCAAAAAGACACTTTCCGAATCAGAATTTGAAAAATTGAAGTCTTCCGATAAAGATGTAGTAGTCACGGTTTCCAACCTTTCACTAAACCAGGTTGAGTACAAGTCTGTAAATGATTTTAGCTACGACGACTTTTGTGATTGGATTTGGATTTCCTGTAATTTCGCGCCCTTTATGAGTCTTGCGGTAAAAGACGGCTGTGAATATGCAGATGGAGGTTTTGGGAGTATGGTTCCCATTGAAGAAGCCATAAATAGGGGAGCAGATACAGTTGATGTGATCATATTGGAAACGGAGGTAACTTACTACAATCGTCTTCCTTCTAAAAATGCTTTTACCTTACTTACCAATATCCACCATTATATGGCGGACAGGATTGAAAAGCAGAATATTCGTATCGGAAAGTTTGTTGCGGCGAATAAAAACGTTATAATTAACCTGTATTATACACCAACGGTATTAACCACAAACTCTTTGATTTTTGAAAAGGAAAAAATGACCCAATGGTGGGATCGTGGTTTTCACTATGCCAAGCAGAAAAATACCGAGCTCAACGAAATTAAGGTCTAA
- a CDS encoding DUF7935 family protein yields the protein MNEVTQIISYVAYLLPAIVVGIIAYYFFKGHTANEEGRRRYLVQKEAQKQVLPLRLQAYERITLFLERIDPIKLLVRIKPYSDSKEDYENLLITTIEQEYEHNITQQIYVSPECWNLMIAAKNATINVIRQGSMHEKEGNVDKMRQGIIEKLMEEVSPSQKAITYVKGEVSELF from the coding sequence ATGAACGAAGTAACCCAGATCATCAGTTATGTAGCCTACCTTTTGCCAGCAATAGTGGTGGGTATCATTGCTTATTATTTTTTTAAAGGACATACTGCCAATGAGGAAGGACGAAGGAGGTATCTCGTCCAAAAAGAAGCCCAAAAACAGGTTTTGCCGCTTAGACTCCAGGCTTATGAGCGAATAACTTTATTTCTGGAAAGAATTGATCCAATCAAATTGTTGGTGCGTATTAAGCCCTATTCCGATTCGAAAGAAGATTACGAAAATTTGCTTATTACCACTATTGAGCAAGAATATGAGCATAACATAACCCAACAAATCTATGTTTCTCCTGAATGCTGGAACCTAATGATCGCCGCAAAAAATGCTACAATCAATGTAATTAGACAAGGGAGTATGCACGAAAAAGAGGGAAACGTGGACAAAATGCGCCAAGGCATTATTGAAAAATTGATGGAGGAAGTAAGTCCGTCACAAAAGGCAATCACATACGTTAAAGGTGAAGTATCAGAATTATTTTAA
- a CDS encoding FMN-binding glutamate synthase family protein: MNEVLSFLGQIPWWGWVLIFLLIVAIRDIFFNKYHAISHNFPIIGHIRYMLESIGPELRQYIVANNREELPFNRIERSWIYASAKNENNYKGFGTDRDIFKPNYIFINNSLLPFKLEKDNPNYKNPYFLPCAKLMGSYNKRARPYRPASVINVSAMSFGSLSARAVTALNKGCAMAYCYQNTGEGGLSPYHKQGADVIFHFGTGYFGIRDDEGNFSMEKLVKLVNENPQVRAIEIKLSQGAKPGKGGVLPGAKITQEISDIRHVPLGKDVLSPPVHTAFTGIKGLVEFVENIAKATGLPVGIKSAVGRMNEWNELAKVMQETNSGPDFITIDGGEGGTGAAPPSFADHVSLPWIFGFAEVYKVFKKHDLCDRIVFIGSGKLGFPAAAAMAFSMGADLINVAREAMMSIGCIQAQLCHTNRCPTGITTQNKWLQRGLNVDDKSVRAHFYFKNFRKELIEMTHACGYEHPCQFTMDDVDLAVGDKNLIKTLAQSFMYHKCPVPFESMKELSTSEHLGGNYHEKEARKEVKSMKKENLVRY; this comes from the coding sequence ATGAACGAAGTTTTATCTTTCTTGGGACAAATACCGTGGTGGGGCTGGGTGCTTATATTTCTACTCATAGTAGCTATCCGGGATATATTTTTCAACAAGTATCATGCAATAAGTCATAACTTCCCCATTATTGGGCACATTCGCTATATGCTTGAAAGTATTGGTCCCGAGCTAAGACAATATATAGTCGCAAATAATCGGGAAGAACTGCCTTTTAATCGTATAGAACGTAGTTGGATATACGCTTCTGCCAAGAATGAAAACAACTATAAAGGGTTTGGGACAGATCGCGATATTTTCAAGCCCAACTACATCTTTATAAACAATTCTCTGTTACCGTTCAAGTTGGAAAAGGACAATCCCAATTATAAGAACCCATATTTCCTACCATGTGCCAAGCTTATGGGCAGTTACAATAAACGAGCGCGACCTTATCGTCCGGCATCGGTTATAAATGTTTCTGCTATGAGTTTTGGTTCATTGTCTGCCAGAGCTGTAACGGCCTTGAATAAAGGGTGTGCGATGGCGTATTGCTATCAAAATACTGGGGAGGGAGGACTTTCTCCTTACCATAAACAGGGTGCAGACGTAATATTCCATTTCGGTACGGGATATTTTGGTATTCGCGATGATGAAGGAAATTTCTCAATGGAAAAATTGGTAAAACTTGTTAATGAAAACCCACAGGTTAGAGCTATTGAGATCAAACTCTCCCAAGGAGCGAAACCCGGAAAAGGAGGTGTGTTGCCAGGGGCGAAAATCACTCAGGAAATTTCCGATATCCGACACGTTCCTTTAGGAAAAGATGTGCTCTCTCCTCCGGTTCACACAGCTTTTACTGGAATAAAAGGCTTGGTGGAGTTCGTAGAAAACATTGCCAAAGCCACCGGATTGCCCGTTGGAATTAAATCCGCCGTAGGACGAATGAACGAATGGAACGAACTGGCAAAGGTTATGCAGGAAACAAATTCAGGACCTGATTTTATTACCATCGACGGCGGTGAAGGAGGAACAGGTGCTGCGCCCCCAAGTTTTGCGGATCACGTATCATTACCGTGGATTTTCGGTTTTGCGGAAGTTTATAAAGTTTTTAAAAAACATGATCTCTGCGATCGTATTGTTTTTATAGGAAGTGGAAAATTAGGTTTTCCGGCAGCAGCTGCAATGGCATTTTCAATGGGTGCCGACCTTATAAATGTCGCTCGCGAGGCGATGATGTCAATTGGTTGTATTCAAGCTCAATTGTGCCACACAAATCGCTGTCCTACAGGAATCACAACCCAAAACAAATGGCTACAACGCGGATTAAACGTGGATGATAAATCCGTAAGGGCACATTTCTATTTTAAGAATTTTAGAAAAGAGTTGATTGAAATGACGCACGCTTGCGGCTACGAACATCCTTGCCAATTTACAATGGATGACGTGGATCTTGCCGTAGGTGATAAGAACCTGATAAAGACCTTGGCACAATCATTTATGTACCATAAGTGCCCAGTGCCCTTTGAAAGCATGAAGGAACTTTCTACAAGTGAACATCTAGGAGGAAATTATCACGAAAAAGAAGCGCGGAAAGAAGTGAAATCAATGAAAAAAGAAAATCTGGTCCGCTACTAA
- a CDS encoding DEAD/DEAH box helicase, producing the protein MTAFKALGLEENLLKAITDMGFETPSEVQEKAIPILLDRETDMVALAQTGTGKTAAFGFPMLQKINVESRTTQGLILSPTRELCLQITNEMIAYGKYLPGLNVTAVYGGASITDQARQIKRGSQIIVATPGRMKDMIGRGLVDISKIEYCVLDESDEMLNMGFYDDIIEILSHSPKDKSTWLFSATMPKEVAAIAKKFMHSPVEITVGAKNKGADNVTHEYYLVNARDRYNALKRLADANPDIFSVIFCRTKRDTQKVAEQLIEDGYNAAALHGDLSQSQRDLVMKSFRNRQIQMLVATDVAARGIDVDDITHVINYQLPDEIEIYTHRSGRTGRAGKTGISMVIVSKSEVRKIRTIEKIIQKQFVAKEIPSGMEICEVQLFHLANTIKETKINDEINPYLPNINEVLEDFTKEELIKKVFSVEFTRFFNYYKSSKDLNISGDRSSSESEDKDTTRYFINIGGKDDFDWMSLKDFLRDLLQLGRDDVYKVDVKDSFSFFNTDEKHQELVMGIFKDFKLEGRQINIEISQDTGRKGGGGKDRGKRRGGNDRREDGGGRQGDFKKRRGSFDGGDRSKFQGKGRRGSERPQTAGTGGRRRRKV; encoded by the coding sequence ATGACAGCATTTAAAGCACTCGGCTTGGAAGAGAATCTTCTAAAAGCCATCACCGACATGGGTTTTGAAACTCCTTCGGAAGTACAAGAAAAAGCCATCCCAATCTTATTGGACCGTGAAACCGACATGGTCGCTCTAGCCCAGACAGGAACTGGCAAAACAGCAGCATTCGGATTTCCAATGTTGCAAAAAATCAATGTAGAGAGTCGAACTACTCAAGGGCTTATTCTTTCGCCTACACGAGAACTTTGTCTTCAAATTACTAACGAGATGATTGCCTATGGTAAATATTTGCCAGGTTTGAACGTTACGGCAGTTTATGGAGGGGCAAGTATTACAGATCAAGCACGCCAGATAAAAAGAGGTTCGCAGATAATTGTCGCTACTCCTGGCCGTATGAAAGATATGATCGGCCGTGGCTTGGTTGATATTTCAAAAATAGAATATTGTGTTCTTGATGAGTCCGATGAAATGCTCAACATGGGCTTTTATGACGATATTATTGAAATTCTTTCACATTCGCCTAAAGATAAAAGCACTTGGCTTTTCAGCGCAACTATGCCAAAAGAAGTTGCTGCCATAGCCAAGAAATTTATGCACTCCCCAGTGGAAATCACCGTGGGTGCAAAAAACAAAGGAGCCGATAACGTTACCCATGAATACTATTTGGTAAATGCCAGAGACCGTTATAACGCTCTAAAAAGGTTGGCTGATGCAAATCCTGATATCTTTTCGGTAATTTTTTGCCGAACCAAGCGCGATACCCAAAAGGTAGCAGAGCAACTTATTGAGGATGGATATAACGCCGCTGCGCTTCACGGTGATTTAAGCCAAAGCCAAAGAGATTTGGTAATGAAATCCTTCAGAAACCGCCAAATTCAAATGCTTGTTGCAACTGATGTTGCCGCCCGTGGCATTGATGTGGATGATATTACCCACGTAATTAACTATCAATTACCGGATGAAATTGAAATCTACACCCACCGTAGCGGTCGTACTGGTCGAGCTGGGAAAACTGGTATCTCTATGGTAATCGTTTCGAAAAGTGAGGTTCGAAAAATCAGAACTATTGAAAAAATTATCCAAAAACAGTTTGTTGCAAAAGAAATTCCTTCAGGAATGGAAATTTGCGAAGTGCAATTGTTCCACCTCGCCAATACTATCAAGGAAACGAAAATAAATGATGAAATCAATCCATACCTTCCCAATATAAATGAAGTGTTGGAAGATTTCACTAAAGAAGAGCTGATTAAAAAAGTGTTCTCAGTTGAGTTTACCCGCTTTTTTAATTATTACAAGAGTTCCAAGGATCTTAATATTTCCGGAGATCGTAGTTCTTCAGAATCAGAAGACAAGGATACCACCCGTTACTTTATAAATATTGGAGGAAAAGACGATTTCGATTGGATGAGCCTCAAGGATTTTCTACGGGACCTGCTTCAATTAGGTAGAGATGATGTTTATAAGGTCGATGTAAAAGATAGTTTTTCATTTTTCAATACCGACGAGAAACATCAGGAGTTGGTAATGGGAATCTTCAAGGATTTCAAATTGGAAGGAAGGCAAATCAATATTGAAATAAGTCAGGATACTGGTCGCAAAGGCGGTGGCGGTAAAGATCGCGGCAAGAGAAGAGGTGGAAATGATCGACGTGAAGATGGTGGTGGACGACAAGGCGACTTTAAAAAACGCCGTGGAAGTTTTGATGGTGGAGATAGGTCCAAATTCCAAGGTAAGGGCAGAAGGGGAAGCGAACGTCCTCAAACTGCAGGTACAGGCGGAAGACGCAGAAGAAAGGTCTAA
- a CDS encoding glycosyltransferase family protein, which translates to MQSNLKKFLPHLVVILLFIIAALAYFNPVLQGKKIYQSDIIQYSGMAKQQNDFRKATGEETYWTDAAFGGMPTYQLGAKYPNNYIKQLDLAIRFLPRPADYLFLYFIGMYILLLVMKVDYKLAFLGALAFGFSTYLIIILGVGHNAKAHAIAYMPLVLSGIFLTFRRKYLYGFLLLTVSLALELVANHFQMTYYLMLLAIIICIVFLVDAFKKKILPHFFTAIGIMAVASVIALGLNATNILATKEYAETSTRGKTELTINSDGTPRDNEHGLGYDYITEYSYGRLESFNLFIPRFMGGSSSEAFPKESKTVEELLKMGASPQEANQFLSGIPMYWGDQTFVGAPAYIGAIVIFLSVLALFLLHGRFKWWAVSAVILTLLLSWGRNFSGLTEFFIDYVPMYNKFRAVSSIQVIMELVLPILAIVGIHKFLDKSLDEKKKKDSLLWSAGIVGGIVLLFIFFKSSLFNFASPYDSYFRDEMGLPFVEAIREDRMSLFTSDAWRSLIFVLLTAGILWAFVKGSVKRGVVISLLSLLVIIDLVGVDRRYVNEKDFVPATVVDQPFEKNGADIQILEDEGHFRVYDATVNAFNSARASYFHNALGGYHAAKPGRMQDLFEFYISKGDIGILNMLNVRYIIMQNKNGGPVAQRNPYANGSAWFVENVLPAENANQEIELLDSLDTKKTAVVNKEFISKIPSEKIARDSIATIDLFEYKPDHLVYETSSKSPQLAIFSEMYYPKGWNAYVNGSPAEYIRADYLLRAMVIPPGNNKIEFKFEPKVIQTGSTISLVSSIAFLLIFLSGLYFAFRKKEVDK; encoded by the coding sequence ATGCAGTCCAATCTAAAAAAGTTTCTTCCGCACCTCGTTGTTATTCTGTTATTTATCATTGCCGCCCTTGCTTACTTTAATCCTGTTTTACAGGGGAAAAAGATATATCAAAGTGATATTATCCAATATTCGGGTATGGCAAAACAACAAAACGATTTCCGAAAGGCCACTGGAGAGGAAACCTACTGGACAGATGCAGCCTTTGGTGGTATGCCAACCTATCAATTAGGGGCGAAATATCCAAATAATTATATAAAGCAACTAGATCTTGCGATTCGGTTTTTGCCTAGACCAGCGGACTATTTATTTCTTTATTTTATTGGAATGTATATCCTCTTGCTGGTGATGAAAGTAGATTATAAGTTGGCATTCCTAGGAGCCTTGGCATTTGGATTCTCTACTTATTTAATAATAATTCTTGGAGTTGGCCACAATGCTAAAGCCCACGCCATTGCCTATATGCCTTTGGTGTTAAGCGGAATTTTTCTCACTTTCCGGCGAAAATATCTATACGGATTTCTTTTATTGACCGTGTCTCTTGCTTTGGAACTTGTGGCAAACCACTTCCAAATGACATACTATCTGATGCTTTTGGCGATTATAATCTGCATCGTTTTTCTTGTGGATGCCTTTAAAAAGAAAATTTTGCCGCATTTTTTCACGGCTATCGGAATCATGGCAGTTGCATCCGTAATAGCTCTTGGTCTGAATGCAACAAATATATTGGCTACAAAGGAATATGCCGAAACCTCCACAAGAGGAAAAACTGAACTTACCATTAATTCTGATGGGACTCCAAGAGATAATGAACACGGTTTGGGATACGATTATATTACCGAATATAGTTACGGTCGATTGGAAAGCTTTAATTTATTTATTCCCCGATTTATGGGGGGAAGTTCTTCGGAAGCTTTTCCGAAGGAATCCAAAACTGTAGAAGAATTGTTGAAAATGGGTGCTTCACCCCAAGAAGCTAATCAATTTCTATCTGGAATTCCAATGTATTGGGGCGATCAAACCTTTGTTGGGGCGCCAGCATATATTGGAGCTATTGTCATTTTTCTTTCCGTATTGGCTTTGTTTTTATTACACGGAAGATTTAAGTGGTGGGCGGTATCGGCCGTTATTTTGACCCTTCTTCTCTCTTGGGGTAGAAATTTTAGTGGCCTTACAGAATTTTTTATTGATTACGTTCCCATGTACAATAAGTTTCGGGCAGTTTCTTCCATACAGGTTATAATGGAATTGGTGCTTCCCATATTGGCAATTGTAGGCATACATAAATTTCTTGATAAATCCCTAGATGAAAAGAAAAAGAAGGATTCTTTATTATGGTCAGCTGGAATTGTCGGTGGTATTGTCCTCTTATTTATCTTCTTCAAATCTTCTTTGTTCAATTTTGCCAGTCCCTACGATAGTTATTTTAGAGATGAAATGGGCTTACCGTTTGTTGAGGCCATTCGAGAGGATCGAATGTCGCTTTTCACTTCAGATGCTTGGCGATCTTTAATCTTTGTGCTGCTAACAGCAGGAATATTGTGGGCTTTTGTAAAAGGAAGTGTAAAAAGGGGAGTTGTAATTTCCCTACTTTCCTTGCTTGTTATAATCGATTTGGTTGGTGTGGACAGAAGATATGTAAACGAGAAGGACTTTGTACCCGCAACCGTCGTTGACCAACCCTTTGAAAAAAACGGAGCAGATATCCAGATTTTGGAAGATGAGGGTCATTTTCGGGTTTATGATGCTACCGTAAATGCATTTAATAGCGCAAGGGCAAGTTATTTTCACAATGCTCTGGGAGGATACCACGCCGCTAAGCCTGGTAGAATGCAGGATTTATTTGAGTTTTATATAAGCAAGGGAGATATTGGAATTCTTAATATGCTGAATGTCCGCTATATAATCATGCAGAATAAGAATGGCGGTCCAGTGGCTCAGAGAAATCCATATGCAAATGGAAGCGCATGGTTCGTGGAAAATGTTTTACCCGCAGAAAATGCAAATCAGGAGATTGAGCTGTTGGACAGTTTGGATACCAAAAAAACTGCTGTAGTTAATAAGGAATTTATTTCAAAAATCCCAAGTGAAAAAATAGCCAGAGATAGTATTGCCACTATCGATCTGTTTGAATACAAGCCCGATCATTTAGTTTATGAAACCTCATCCAAGTCACCCCAATTGGCGATTTTTTCGGAAATGTACTATCCAAAAGGTTGGAACGCTTATGTAAATGGCAGTCCGGCCGAATATATTAGAGCTGATTATTTATTGCGGGCTATGGTAATCCCGCCTGGAAATAACAAGATTGAGTTTAAGTTTGAACCAAAGGTTATTCAAACAGGAAGTACAATTTCATTGGTAAGCAGCATTGCATTCCTATTAATCTTTTTAAGTGGGCTTTACTTTGCCTTCCGTAAGAAAGAAGTTGACAAATAA
- a CDS encoding glycosyltransferase family 4 protein, translating to MKRALIITYYWPPAGGPGVQRWLKFVKYFNEFGIEPIVYIPENPNYPLVDKNLISEVPEIIEIIKHPIKEPYKFATLLSKKKTKQMSSGIISKDEISRMEKLMLYVRGNFFIPDARIGWVKPSVQFLSEYISKNPVDALITTGPPHSLHLIGAALKKNLGIKWIADFRDPWTTIHYHKSLRLNKSSEKKHKELEADVLNSADIVVVTSPTTKKEFEAITKSPISVITNGFDTFKKPQVSLDKKFSISHIGSLLSERNPDILWKILNEICEEYPSFKEDLQLKFAGAVSEEVKNSLLRYNLLESSEFLGYVSHTEAIKLQHLSQVLLLVEINSPETRAIIPGKLFEYLVANRPILSLGPEGSDIKNIVDETETGKFFNYGEAEQIKNQILEYYGQFQNGNLIVSPKNLEKFSRKELTKQMASLILN from the coding sequence ATGAAGCGTGCCCTTATAATAACATATTATTGGCCTCCAGCAGGCGGTCCGGGCGTTCAGCGTTGGCTGAAGTTTGTAAAGTACTTTAATGAATTCGGGATTGAGCCAATCGTTTATATTCCTGAAAACCCAAACTATCCATTGGTCGATAAAAATTTGATCAGTGAGGTGCCTGAAATTATTGAGATAATAAAACATCCCATAAAAGAGCCTTATAAATTTGCCACACTTCTTTCAAAAAAGAAAACAAAGCAGATGAGCAGCGGAATTATTTCCAAGGATGAAATTTCCCGTATGGAGAAGCTAATGCTCTATGTGCGTGGGAATTTTTTTATACCAGATGCGCGCATAGGTTGGGTAAAACCGTCAGTGCAATTTTTATCTGAATATATTTCTAAAAATCCTGTAGATGCGCTTATCACTACAGGACCCCCGCATAGTCTTCATCTTATCGGCGCGGCACTAAAAAAGAATTTGGGCATTAAATGGATTGCCGATTTTCGGGATCCTTGGACTACCATTCACTATCACAAATCACTGCGCCTCAATAAGTCTTCCGAAAAGAAACACAAGGAGCTGGAAGCGGATGTACTCAATAGTGCAGATATAGTTGTAGTGACAAGTCCAACAACAAAAAAGGAATTTGAAGCAATCACCAAATCTCCCATTTCAGTAATTACCAATGGCTTTGACACTTTCAAAAAGCCACAGGTTTCATTGGATAAAAAGTTTTCCATTTCCCATATTGGCTCCTTATTAAGTGAGCGAAATCCTGATATTTTGTGGAAGATACTTAATGAGATTTGTGAGGAATATCCTTCTTTCAAAGAAGATTTACAATTAAAATTTGCTGGAGCGGTCAGTGAGGAAGTAAAAAACAGTCTTCTTCGTTATAATCTTTTGGAGAGTTCTGAATTCCTAGGATATGTTTCACATACGGAAGCAATAAAACTGCAACACCTAAGCCAAGTACTACTTCTGGTGGAAATAAATAGCCCCGAAACGCGCGCTATTATTCCTGGAAAACTATTTGAATATTTAGTGGCAAACAGACCAATTCTTTCCTTGGGACCGGAGGGGAGCGATATTAAAAATATCGTCGATGAAACGGAAACCGGTAAATTTTTCAATTATGGAGAAGCTGAACAGATTAAAAATCAGATTCTTGAATATTATGGGCAATTTCAAAATGGAAATTTAATCGTATCACCCAAAAATTTAGAGAAATTCAGTAGAAAAGAATTGACAAAACAAATGGCCTCTTTAATCCTGAATTAA